TGGCGGCATGTTGAACTATCCTGAAAATTACTTGAAGTCAACTTGGCATCAGGGAGGTCAACTGTCTACGTGCTCATGTTCGCCTATTATACTTGTACGAACTCGTTCAACCTCCGGCTCGGTCAAAACTCAGCGCTTATGCGCCTCAAACATTTTCCTCGCTTACCCTCGGATTCTCTCGTTCTTTGAATGAAGGCTCAAAATCACACTTAAGACATTGCCCTTCCTTTATGATGCCATTTTCATCCTCCTGATGGCACCGCTTTAGCGGCATGGATGTCTATCCTGAAAATAAGTTCTTCATACGGTTAATCCGATAGGCACGGCATATATCACCGCTCACTTCAATGCTCCGCTTCGACAGCAGCGCAGCTTGCTTCGGACCGGACTAGCGGTTGCTGCAAAGGCGGCATATAAAAAAACTCTCATCATTGTTCTTTTAACTTTGGCATTAAGACTGTTTTCTATCAGCTATAGAGCGCCGCTGGTTTCGCACCGCTGTCCGGTTACCCTCGCTTCGCCGACTGCTGTTACCGGCGCTTCGCAAATCGTTCACTGTTGATAACCCCCTTTGAGGGACAGTTCTGGATTACTGTGGTTCTAGTACAGGCCGAACCTCGCTTATCGAAAAAAGTACACAAAAATGTCCCTTGTATTCCTAATTGGACTCTTCAGAAGCACCGTCCCTGTATTCCTCTTCCTCGATTATTTTGATAGTATTATTTTTAACAAGAAAGAAGGTTTTAAAATGGATTTCGACAAGGAAAAAATGCTAAAGATTGCAAACAAACTAAAAGATAAAGATTCTTATTTATTTGAGTTAAGACATGGTTTGATGAGTAACAAGATATGGTGGAAACAATGAAACTATACAAAACAGACGCTTTGGTTCTAAGAAACCTCAGCAGGGGCGATACCGATCAACTTCTCGTTTTGTTTTCTTTGGAATACGGAAAGTTAAAAGTAATGGCCCATGGATCGCGTAAGATAACAAGCAGGAAAAGAGGCGCAGTACAACCGCTCACCCTGACGCGATTTCTAATCCATAAGGGTAGATATCTGGATTCCGTTCGCCAGTGCGAGGAACTGGAGTCTTTCCCCGAACTGTTTCTGAGGATGGACAGAATTTGTTATGCCAGTTACGCTGTCGAACTTATCGAGAATTCAACTGTTGAGGGGGAAGCTAATCAGGTATTGTTTGCGGTTTTGGCGGAAGCTCTGAGACAGTTGGGTAGGGGTGATCCTGAAATCATTGCCCGTGCGTTTGCATTAAAGCTGATCACCCTGGTGGGCTATAAACCGGTATTGGATCTTTGCGCTAAATGCCGTAAAGATTTAACCGGTAAGGCGCTGGCCTTTTCTCCTCTAGCGGGAGGATTCCTTTGCGCAGATTGCGCAAGAGACAATAGAGAGAATCAGATGATTAGGTGCCACAGGGGAACACTGGAGACAATCAAGCTTATGCTTGCCTGGGAACTTCCTAAACTGGGGCAGTTAAAAGTCGATTCTAGAACACGCGAGGAGTTGTATTACGTGCTTAAGCTCCATCTCGAATATCACCTTGGCTACCGGTGCGCGACAGAAATGTTTATTGAAAAACTCAGAAACAAAAACAACCGGTATAACCTCAAACTCTAATTATTCCTAAAATAATTGACTTTTTTCTTCAAGTCTGATAAATTATGAGTTAATTATGGGATTAAATAGTTTTTCAAGAAAATATTTGCCTTCCGCCTTGTAACATGCAGTATAATGCGGGAGGTTTAAATTTGTGGAGGGAAAAAGGTTGAATTTTCAGGATTTAATTATGACCCTAAATGATTTTTGGTCGAGCAGGAACTGCATAATCCAACAGGCTTACGATGTGGAAAAAGGAGCGGGAACCATGAATCCTGCCACCTTTTTACGTGTACTGGGCCCTGAGCCCTGGAACGTCGCCTATGTGGAACCATCAAGAAGGCCAACCGACGGCAGGTACGGAGAAAACCCAAACCGCCTTCAGCATTATTACCAGTACCAGGTGATTTTAAAACCTTCACCCATTAACGTGGTGGATATTTACCTGGAAAGCCTGAAGTCGATTGGAATCGATACAGACCGGCACGACGTCAGGTTCGTCGAGGACAACTGGGAGTCGCCTACATTAGGAGCCTGGGGGTTGGGATGGGAAGTCTGGCTGGATGGGATGGAGATAACCCAATTTACATATTTTCAGC
Above is a window of Desulfotomaculum sp. DNA encoding:
- the recO gene encoding DNA repair protein RecO, encoding MVETMKLYKTDALVLRNLSRGDTDQLLVLFSLEYGKLKVMAHGSRKITSRKRGAVQPLTLTRFLIHKGRYLDSVRQCEELESFPELFLRMDRICYASYAVELIENSTVEGEANQVLFAVLAEALRQLGRGDPEIIARAFALKLITLVGYKPVLDLCAKCRKDLTGKALAFSPLAGGFLCADCARDNRENQMIRCHRGTLETIKLMLAWELPKLGQLKVDSRTREELYYVLKLHLEYHLGYRCATEMFIEKLRNKNNRYNLKL